Proteins found in one Syntrophorhabdaceae bacterium genomic segment:
- a CDS encoding PAS domain S-box protein: MSKKDVPTQPRFLEPRSIILICIAVFLFLSGSAFFVSYDHYQETKELSLKKDRATAHLLSMVLEEHVRAITKTMESYTNRPLLLNAVRNKNVEKTREHLVNIIKNDPYTESLVITDRGGTLWTSYPERPEVIGKNFAYREWYKGVSRNWKPYVSDVALRVVAEKDLAVQIVTPFIDGKGEIIGILLNTQRTVGLARIMQQVTVDPGASANITDRKGSMIFSSRFAHEKEITPYPFYAVKDGLISSAKNRSAAVADPLLGGRTYYLSYAPVAGPGWSVFVGRDSRQIVMSGLSEYIKTGVMTLVLFLLSVLSLVYFRKRATSQRLLDQIRADEEIRKERDQAQMYLDIAGVMIVALNAEGHITLINRRGCEILGYTEQEMMGQNWFDICLPEEMCEEVKGVFNELMAGDLIPVEYHENPVLTKAGERRIIAFHNAILRNQSSQIIGLLSSGEDITERKQVEEEIRRLNAELEQRVHYRTAQLEAANKELEAFSYSVSHDLRAPLRHISGYADLLIRDLHDAIPEKGKHYLDTIADSVHQMGTLIDDLLQFSRTGRQDMQRADLDMSNVLQEVLETIKGDSKERRIEWVIATLPHVRGDYSLLRLVWSNLLGNAVKFTRIRENARIEIGVHEESGEFVFFVRDNGVGFDMQYAHKLFGVFQRLHSSKEFEGTGVGLANVRRIVLRHGGRTWAEAEADKGAVFYFTLPKKKEGKP, from the coding sequence TTCCTTGAGCCCCGCTCTATAATCCTCATCTGCATTGCGGTTTTTCTCTTCCTTTCCGGGAGCGCCTTCTTCGTGTCTTACGATCATTATCAGGAGACCAAAGAACTCTCCCTCAAGAAAGACCGTGCAACAGCGCATCTGCTTTCCATGGTTCTCGAGGAGCACGTCCGGGCGATAACGAAGACCATGGAATCCTACACCAACCGTCCCCTTCTGCTTAATGCAGTAAGGAATAAGAATGTCGAAAAGACAAGAGAACATCTGGTAAACATCATAAAGAACGACCCTTACACCGAAAGCCTGGTCATCACAGACAGGGGAGGGACATTATGGACCTCATATCCCGAGCGTCCGGAGGTCATTGGCAAAAACTTTGCCTACCGGGAGTGGTACAAGGGGGTAAGCAGGAACTGGAAACCTTATGTATCGGATGTGGCCCTGAGGGTCGTCGCTGAAAAAGACCTCGCCGTCCAGATCGTTACCCCTTTCATAGATGGTAAAGGGGAGATAATCGGCATCCTTCTGAACACGCAGCGTACGGTCGGGCTGGCCAGGATCATGCAGCAGGTAACTGTCGACCCCGGTGCATCTGCGAACATTACCGACCGGAAAGGCAGTATGATCTTCAGTTCCCGATTTGCCCACGAAAAGGAGATAACCCCTTATCCATTCTATGCCGTGAAGGACGGGTTGATATCATCGGCAAAGAACCGCTCCGCAGCCGTTGCCGACCCTTTGCTGGGCGGGAGGACGTACTATCTTTCCTATGCGCCGGTTGCCGGCCCCGGCTGGTCTGTTTTCGTTGGGCGCGACAGCCGTCAGATCGTGATGTCGGGGTTATCAGAGTACATCAAAACAGGGGTAATGACCCTCGTGCTGTTCCTGTTGTCTGTTCTCTCCCTCGTCTATTTCAGAAAAAGGGCGACATCACAGCGGTTGCTGGACCAGATACGGGCGGACGAGGAAATACGGAAGGAACGCGATCAGGCACAGATGTACCTGGATATCGCAGGGGTAATGATCGTTGCCTTGAACGCGGAAGGCCATATCACTCTTATCAACAGAAGAGGTTGTGAGATACTCGGTTACACCGAGCAGGAGATGATGGGGCAAAACTGGTTTGATATCTGTCTGCCGGAAGAGATGTGCGAAGAGGTGAAAGGCGTCTTTAATGAATTGATGGCGGGAGATCTTATCCCTGTCGAATACCATGAGAATCCCGTTCTGACAAAAGCAGGCGAACGCCGTATAATTGCTTTTCACAATGCCATCTTGCGCAACCAGTCATCCCAGATCATCGGTTTGTTATCCTCGGGAGAGGATATCACCGAGCGCAAACAGGTGGAGGAAGAAATCCGTAGACTCAACGCTGAGCTCGAGCAGCGTGTCCATTACCGCACTGCCCAGCTTGAAGCCGCCAACAAAGAGCTGGAGGCCTTCTCCTACTCCGTCTCCCACGACCTCCGCGCGCCTCTCCGACATATCAGCGGGTATGCCGATCTGTTGATCAGGGATCTCCACGATGCCATTCCCGAAAAAGGAAAACATTATCTTGATACCATCGCCGATTCCGTGCACCAGATGGGCACATTGATCGACGACCTGCTGCAGTTTTCAAGAACCGGCCGACAGGACATGCAGCGGGCCGATCTGGACATGAGCAATGTTCTCCAGGAAGTGCTGGAGACGATAAAAGGTGATAGCAAAGAGCGCCGCATCGAATGGGTCATCGCAACTCTGCCGCACGTCCGTGGCGATTATTCCCTGCTGAGATTGGTCTGGTCAAATTTGCTTGGCAACGCAGTCAAGTTTACCCGAATAAGGGAAAACGCCAGGATAGAGATCGGTGTCCATGAAGAGAGCGGGGAATTTGTTTTTTTTGTCCGTGACAACGGTGTTGGCTTCGATATGCAGTATGCGCATAAGCTGTTCGGTGTATTCCAGCGCCTGCATTCCTCAAAAGAGTTTGAAGGGACCGGTGTGGGACTTGCCAACGTGCGCCGTATCGTTCTCAGGCACGGAGGCCGCACCTGGGCTGAAGCAGAAGCGGACAAAGGAGCTGTCTTTTATTTTACATTGCCAAAGAAGAAGGAGGGGAAGCCATGA
- a CDS encoding response regulator, with protein MIGLRVILLVEDDPKDLELTLRALAENNLANRVTAVEDGVEAMDYLRYEGKYKLRKQGYPAVVLLDIKMPRMDGIEVLRAIRSDDKLKTIPVVILTSSREEPDLKRCYELGANAYVVKPVDFKEFIDAVKQVGGFWAVINELP; from the coding sequence ATGATCGGCTTAAGAGTAATCCTGCTCGTGGAAGACGATCCGAAGGATCTCGAATTGACTCTCAGGGCCCTGGCCGAAAATAACCTTGCCAACCGTGTAACGGCTGTGGAAGACGGTGTGGAGGCAATGGACTATCTGCGTTACGAAGGTAAATACAAACTGCGCAAACAGGGGTATCCCGCAGTAGTACTCCTGGATATTAAGATGCCGCGCATGGATGGCATTGAGGTGCTTCGGGCTATTCGAAGCGACGACAAACTGAAAACGATTCCCGTTGTTATTCTTACTTCTTCCCGTGAGGAACCGGACTTGAAACGTTGTTATGAACTTGGAGCTAACGCCTATGTGGTGAAACCGGTGGATTTCAAGGAATTTATTGATGCAGTGAAACAGGTGGGGGGTTTCTGGGCCGTGATCAATGAACTGCC